In Candidatus Aminicenantes bacterium, the DNA window CGAATGGACGGCGCCCCTTCCCCGGATCCTCAAGCTGGCGCCAATAAATGCCGGAAAACTCGTTGCGGTACTGCCACAGGATCAACACATCCATTTTTTTACTCCCGGTGGCGGACACACCTGGTGGTCTTCCCTGAATGGAACACGCCTGTATCCACCGTTGCGTCTTGATGAAAACATCGCGGTGTTTCTTTACCCGCATCATGCTCCGGAAATCCGCTTTTTCAACTGGAAAAAACACACAACCGCCAGCCACAAAGGAGCCAACCCCTTGCGGGATCCGCCCCTGGCCGTAGGCGGACGACTCTTTTTCCTGGTGGAATCAGAGGGCGAGGTCCGGCTGCACACCCTGACCAACCGCAGGGGAGTGGAAATAGAGATCAAGCCGGAATTTCCCAGAGTTTCCGGCCGATCCCTGGAATTTCGAATCAGTCCCATCAACCTGATCCGGCCTGAATTCAACTTGAGTGTACGGCGGCGGAAAAGCAAAACCCCGGTACTGAATACCAAGCTCCTGCGGACAGATCCTACAATCACGGCCTGGCTTCCGCGTGATTCCGGAGAATATGTCCTTGAAGTGGAGGCCATCTCAAAGGACGGCTTCAAAGCCAAAGCCAGGAAACAGTTCAGTGTTCATGACCTTGCGGAGTTCACCCGCGTTCACGTATCCGCCATTCAGGCGGCATGTCATGGAGATTACGTTGCCGGCGGGGATGCGAAGCCATGAAGTCCCTGGACCGGCTCCCGGACCTGCCGGGGATCATTTGTCGTCAACCAGACAAATCCGGCCATTACACCACCCTCGGCATTGGTGGACACGTGGCCATGTCGGTCCAGGCTTTCACCCCATCTGCGCTGATTGCGGCGTTGCGGATTCTTAAAAGCGAAGAGATCGCTCATGTCGTAATCGGAGGGGGAAGCAACACGGTTTTCCCCGAGCAGGCCCCTGAACTGGTGCTGGTGGTTAACCGCACCCGGGGAATCCGCCGCGTTGCCGCCGACCGAATCGCAGTCCAAAGCGGGGAATCCACCTTGAACGTAATGGCATGGTGTGCAAGCAGCGGCGTCGCGGGTTTGGAATTTCTGGCCGGGATACCCGGATCCATGGGCGGAGCCGTCGTTGTAAATGCCGGGGCTTTCGGCCGCGACATGTCCGCCTGTTTCATCCAGGCGCAAAGCCTGGACTCCAAGGGAAATGAAGCCTCAATCCAGCCGGCTGAATGCAGTTTTCAATATCGGGATTCCGCGCTCAAGCGCGGAGAATCGGTCTTAATGGAAATCACCCTGGCGGTTGAACCCAGCGATCCGGAGGTGGTTCGGCAACGAATTCGCCGAAACTTTGAATACCGCAGAAAAAACCACCCGGGGCGGGGCTCCCGCACGGC includes these proteins:
- the murB gene encoding UDP-N-acetylmuramate dehydrogenase, which encodes MSWRLRCRRGCEAMKSLDRLPDLPGIICRQPDKSGHYTTLGIGGHVAMSVQAFTPSALIAALRILKSEEIAHVVIGGGSNTVFPEQAPELVLVVNRTRGIRRVAADRIAVQSGESTLNVMAWCASSGVAGLEFLAGIPGSMGGAVVVNAGAFGRDMSACFIQAQSLDSKGNEASIQPAECSFQYRDSALKRGESVLMEITLAVEPSDPEVVRQRIRRNFEYRRKNHPGRGSRTAGCFFKNPGRDKAGSAGRLIDSAGLRGLRRSGLEISSQHANFISNRGGARMTDLQAFVQHIITVVMQKHGVRLEREVLFVTPDGKWY